The DNA region CCTTCAATACCAACTTCAGAAGACGTTAAAATTAATTTAGCACCATAAGCACGCATGGTTTTTATTCGTTCTTCGGTAGAATTTTCAGGCATTATTAAAATCATATTTACGCCTAATAATTTCGCAATAAAAGCTAATGCGATACCAGTATTACCACTAGTTGCTTCAACCAAAGTATCGCCAGGTTTAATATCACCACGTTTTAAAGCTTCGCTTATCATATTAAATGCAGCACGATCTTTTACGCTTCCGCCAGGATTTTTTCCTTCTAGTTTTAAAAATAGTCTTACACCATCTTTTTTTAGGATGTTTTGCACTTCAATTAACGGCGTATTTCCTATTAAATTAGTAATTGATTGACTTTGTATCATGATGGTCTTGTGCTTATATTAATTTCTGACTTATAGGTCACTAAAGAGTTTGGTGGAACGGATTGCGTAATCCACACATTGGCTCCAATTACGCTATTTTTTCCTATTACAATATCGCCTCCTAAAATAGTTGCATTGGCGTAGATTGTTACATTATCTTCTATGGTTGGATGACGTTTGGTTTGCGACAAACTTTTTTTAACCGACAATCCACCTAAAGTAACACCTTGAAATATTTTGACATTGTTTTTGATAATACTAGTTTCTCCTATTACAATTCCTGTTCCGTGATCTATAAAAAAAGAATCGCCAATAGTTGCTCCAGGATGAATATCGATACCTGTTTTTCCATGTATACATTCACTCATCATCCTTGCCATAATTGGTACATCTAGTAAAAATAATTCGTGACTCATTCTAAAGATTGCAATTGCATGAAAACCAGGATATGCTAAATAGATTTCTTGTAAGCTTTTGCAAGCAGGATCGTTTTTTTCTGTTGCAATTGCGTCTAATTCTATTTTGCTTTTTATTTCTGGTAGTTTACTTTCAAAAGCATCCCAAATGTTATCTGGTTGTTTATCTGTGATTTCTTTTACAACAGTTTTAAATATGGGTTCTAAATATTTTAATTGTTCTTTTTGCTTTGAATTATCATCAAATAAAGCATAGAATAGTTGCTTAGTTAAGTCGGAAACGGTTTCTTTAATTCGTAAATTTATCTGCATGCTTCTTAAATAAGAATAAAATTACTATTCCTTTTTGTAAACTCATAAGCTTTAAGATTTTATTACAACAATTATATTAAAAATGTATTAATCTATTGCCTGAACAACTGGTTTTGGCGCTTCTTTTCTTGTACCATCAAATCCATCTATACCACTTACTGTTGTATATTTTAAAACATATTTTTTACCAGGATTAATAATTTTATAAGCCGATTGACACATTAGTGTTGCTTCATGGAAACCACATAAAATTAGCTTTAGTTTTCCTTCATAGGTATTAACATCTCCTATTGCAAAAACACCAGGAATGTTAGTTTGATAATCTAACGTATCTACTTTTATAGCATTTTTCTCTATCTCTAATCCCCAATTTGAAATCGGTCCAAGTTTTGGCGACAAACCAAATAAGGGAATAAAATGATCGGTTTCTAAGCGAATGTTTTCATCA from Mesoflavibacter profundi includes:
- the epsC gene encoding serine O-acetyltransferase EpsC, coding for MQINLRIKETVSDLTKQLFYALFDDNSKQKEQLKYLEPIFKTVVKEITDKQPDNIWDAFESKLPEIKSKIELDAIATEKNDPACKSLQEIYLAYPGFHAIAIFRMSHELFLLDVPIMARMMSECIHGKTGIDIHPGATIGDSFFIDHGTGIVIGETSIIKNNVKIFQGVTLGGLSVKKSLSQTKRHPTIEDNVTIYANATILGGDIVIGKNSVIGANVWITQSVPPNSLVTYKSEINISTRPS